One Betta splendens chromosome 5, fBetSpl5.4, whole genome shotgun sequence genomic window, GTGACAGTCTGAAGATTGTTCTACCAATAAATCTGTCTGCTTCTACTTAGCAGAGCCTCCTCCGTGGCAGGAAGGGCCCGTCAGCGGGTGAGAGGCAGCCGGGGCTCAGAGGGGGGAGTCGGCCCCCAGGCTGTTCAGCTCCTCTGGGGAGTGCTTCTCTGCGCCGGCGACCATCGTCCGCCGGAAGCCGGATGAGATCTCGTCAAACGTGCGGCCCTTGGTCTCGGGCACCTTGAAGTAGGTGAAGACGAAGAAGACGAGCAGCAGCAcggtgaagatgatgaagacgtAGGGGCCGCACAGCTCCTGAAGGGACACGAGGGGAGAGGTCAGACGGGCTGCAGCGCCGAGCGAGAACAAGCCTGTGGGGCTGCGTCCACTCACCTCCACGTACTGGAAGCCCATTCCCACGATGAAGTTCGCCGTCCAGTTGGACAAACCGGCCACCGCGGTGGCCGAAGGCCGGGGGTCCCTGCGAGAACAGCTCGGCCACGATGAACCAGGGAATGGGGCCCGGCCCGATCTCAAAGAAGGCCACGAAGGCGAAGATGGCCACGATGGTCACGTACGACATCCAGGGGGCGCTGTCCTGTGAGACGAGACGGGCACGTTCAGCTTTAACGCCGCCTGCGGAGCCGCCGCGGCGCCTCGAACGCGAACCTACCAGCAGAGCCATGGCGATCGTCATGACGACGGCGGACACGGCCATTCCCAGCAGACCCACCATGTGCAGAGACCTGCGTCCGGCCCGTTCAACCACAAACAGctacacagcagcagagcacaggTTAGTACAATGGAACCATGAACCACGGTGGGTCCGAGCTCGCGTTGTACTCACCGACACCACGGTGAAAGCAGTGTAACTACTCCCGTGCCGATGGTGGCATAGACCGGCTGCTGAACACCAGCCTTCTCGAAGATGCGGGTGGAGTAATAGAAAACCTGCAAAGCAGCAAGAACCAGGTCTGAACACGGGCGATGTGGACGCTTTGGTTGCTCTGGCCCGATCCTCATGTGAGCGGGCACATTCACAGCGTCTGTGAACTCACCGCGTTGATGCCGGAGAGCTGCTGTGAGAGCTGCAGGACGACGGCTATGACGAGGGGGCTGGCGGTAGAGAGGCGAGCGGAAGAGCTCCACGATGGTCACCTTCTTCTCCCGCATCATCTGCCGACTCTCGTCCTTCATCTCCTGCATGTCGGCGCTCACGTCCTGA contains:
- the slc2a1b gene encoding LOW QUALITY PROTEIN: solute carrier family 2, facilitated glucose transporter member 1 (The sequence of the model RefSeq protein was modified relative to this genomic sequence to represent the inferred CDS: inserted 1 base in 1 codon; deleted 3 bases in 3 codons) produces the protein MEPEKKQLTFPLLMCVGAAVIGSLQFGYNTGVINAPQSVIEKFINETYTQRYNEPISKYALTAIWSITVAIFPIGGIFGSFSVGLFVNRLGRRNSMLLANVLAFIAAALVGFSKMANSWEMLIIGRFVVGLFSGLSGGFVPMYIGEISPTSMRGALGTLHQLGIVTGILIAQVFGLESIMGNDSLWPLLMGFTFIPAVIQCILLPLCPESPRFLLINKNEENKAKSVLKKLRGTQDVSADMQEMKDESRQMMREKKVTIVELFRSPLYRQPLVIAVVLQLSQQLSGINAVFYYSTRIFEKAGVQQPVYATIGTGVVXTAFTVVSLFVVERAGRRSLHMVGLLGMAVSAVVMTIAMALLDSAPWMSYVTIVAIFAFVAFFEIGPGPIPWFIVAELFSQGPRPSATAVAGLSNWTANFIVGMGFQYVEELCGPYVFIIFTVLLLVFFVFTYFKVPETKGRTFDEISSGFRRTMVAGAEKHSPEELNSLGADSPL